A window of Bradyrhizobium sp. AZCC 1610 contains these coding sequences:
- a CDS encoding CaiB/BaiF CoA transferase family protein, whose amino-acid sequence MGPLEGIKVIDMTTVLMGPYATQMLGDYGADVIKVESFDGDVTRQIGPTRHPGMGPVFLNTNRSKRSICLDLKKPAGREAVLRLIKSADVLVYNVRPQAMARLNLGYDVVSKINPRLIYAGVFGFGQDGPYAAKPAYDDLIQGATALPALMAQTADGVPRYVPNALVDRIVGLTAVGAICASLVDRNRTGRGQRVDIPMFETMAGFVMGDHMGGLTYEPPLDKGGYARHLSPDRRPYKTSDGYICVIVYNDKQWQNFFDATGRDDLRVHTKFATFAGRAVNIDAVYAELARILETRTTAEWTAILEKADVPVMPMHDLESLLGDPHIVATDFFPVVDHPTEGRIRNMRPSARFSETPVETKRLAPRLGEHSAEILQQAGFSADEIAALVRDGVTKAASNK is encoded by the coding sequence ATGGGACCATTGGAAGGCATCAAGGTCATCGACATGACGACCGTGCTGATGGGGCCCTATGCCACCCAGATGCTCGGCGATTACGGCGCTGACGTCATCAAGGTGGAATCGTTCGATGGCGACGTGACGCGGCAGATCGGGCCGACCCGTCATCCCGGCATGGGGCCGGTGTTCCTCAACACCAACCGCAGCAAGCGCTCGATCTGCCTCGATCTGAAGAAGCCGGCCGGGCGCGAGGCCGTGCTGCGGCTGATCAAATCCGCCGACGTGCTGGTCTATAATGTGCGCCCGCAGGCGATGGCGCGGCTGAACCTCGGCTACGACGTGGTGTCGAAAATCAACCCGCGGCTGATCTATGCCGGCGTGTTCGGTTTCGGGCAGGACGGGCCCTATGCGGCGAAGCCCGCCTATGACGATCTGATTCAGGGCGCGACAGCTTTGCCGGCGCTGATGGCGCAGACCGCCGACGGCGTGCCGCGCTATGTCCCCAATGCGCTGGTCGACCGCATCGTCGGGCTCACAGCGGTGGGCGCCATCTGCGCCAGCCTCGTCGATCGCAATCGTACCGGGCGCGGCCAGCGCGTCGATATCCCGATGTTCGAAACCATGGCCGGTTTCGTGATGGGCGATCACATGGGCGGTCTCACCTATGAGCCGCCGCTCGACAAGGGCGGCTATGCGCGGCATTTGTCGCCGGACCGGCGGCCCTACAAGACCTCGGACGGCTATATCTGCGTGATCGTCTATAACGACAAGCAGTGGCAGAATTTCTTCGATGCAACCGGGCGTGACGATCTTCGCGTCCACACGAAATTTGCGACCTTCGCCGGCCGCGCCGTCAATATAGACGCGGTTTATGCCGAACTGGCGCGCATCCTCGAGACCAGGACCACCGCCGAGTGGACCGCTATCCTCGAGAAGGCCGACGTGCCGGTTATGCCAATGCATGATCTCGAAAGCCTGCTTGGCGATCCCCACATCGTCGCGACAGATTTCTTCCCGGTCGTCGATCATCCAACCGAGGGCCGCATCCGCAACATGCGGCCTTCGGCGCGATTTTCGGAAACACCGGTCGAGACCAAGCGGCTGGCGCCGCGCCTGGGCGAGCATAGCGCGGAGATACTCCAGCAAGCCGGCTTTTCGGCGGATGAAATCGCAGCGCTGGTGCGCGATGGCGTCACCAAGGCCGCGTCAAACAAATAG
- a CDS encoding acyl-CoA dehydrogenase family protein: MDFALSANQESIRDAVGKICSRFDDAYWLKKDKEGGYPADFHRALADAGWLGICIPEEYGGSGLGITDAAIMMRTISESGAGMSGASAVHMNVFGLNPVVVFGTKEQCTRMLPPIIDGRDKSCFAVTEPNTGLNTTQLKTRAVRQGDKYVVNGQKVWISTAQVANKILLLARTTPLEEVKNPTHGLSLFYTDFDKQRVTVHEIEKMGRKPVDSNELFFENFEIPVEDRLGEEGRGFEYILHGMNPERILIAAEAVGLGQIALSRASAYAKNRIVFNRPIGMNQGIQHPLAKNWMELEAAWLMVLSAGWQYDQGLPCGPAANAAKYLAAEAGFHACEQAVMTHGGFGYAKEYHVERYLRESLIPRIAPISPQLILSFIAEKVLGLPKSY, from the coding sequence ATGGATTTTGCGCTGTCGGCCAACCAGGAATCGATCCGCGACGCGGTCGGAAAAATCTGCTCGCGTTTCGACGATGCCTATTGGCTGAAGAAAGACAAGGAGGGCGGTTACCCCGCCGACTTCCACCGCGCGCTGGCGGATGCCGGCTGGCTCGGCATCTGCATCCCCGAGGAATATGGCGGGTCGGGGCTCGGCATCACCGACGCCGCGATCATGATGCGGACGATTTCGGAATCGGGCGCCGGAATGTCCGGCGCCTCTGCCGTGCACATGAATGTGTTCGGGCTCAATCCCGTCGTCGTGTTCGGCACCAAGGAGCAGTGCACGCGCATGCTGCCGCCGATCATCGACGGCCGCGACAAGTCCTGCTTTGCGGTGACCGAACCCAATACCGGGCTCAATACTACGCAACTGAAAACCCGCGCAGTGCGCCAGGGCGACAAGTATGTTGTCAACGGCCAAAAGGTCTGGATTTCCACGGCACAGGTCGCCAACAAGATCTTGCTGCTGGCGCGCACCACGCCGCTGGAAGAGGTGAAGAATCCGACCCACGGGCTGAGCCTGTTTTACACCGACTTCGACAAGCAGCGCGTCACTGTGCACGAGATCGAGAAGATGGGCCGCAAGCCCGTCGACTCCAACGAGTTGTTTTTCGAGAATTTCGAGATCCCGGTCGAGGATCGTCTCGGCGAGGAAGGCCGCGGCTTCGAATATATCCTGCACGGCATGAATCCCGAGCGCATCCTGATTGCGGCCGAAGCGGTGGGGCTGGGCCAGATCGCGCTGTCGCGGGCGTCGGCCTATGCGAAGAACCGCATCGTGTTCAACCGCCCCATCGGCATGAATCAGGGCATCCAGCATCCGCTGGCGAAGAACTGGATGGAACTGGAAGCCGCGTGGCTGATGGTGCTCTCGGCCGGCTGGCAATACGATCAGGGCTTGCCCTGCGGGCCCGCCGCCAATGCTGCGAAATATCTCGCCGCCGAAGCCGGCTTCCACGCCTGCGAACAGGCTGTCATGACGCATGGCGGGTTTGGATACGCCAAGGAATATCACGTCGAGCGCTATTTGCGGGAATCCCTGATCCCGCGGATTGCGCCGATCAGCCCGCAGCTCATTCTCAGCTTCATTGCCGAGAAGGTGCTGGGTCTGCCGAAGTCGTACTGA
- a CDS encoding thiolase family protein, which yields MSFITGVGLTSYGKHEGSSSLDLMSKAAELAIADAGLKRSEIDGILCGYSTVSPHIMLATVFAEHFGIQPSYAHAVQVGGATGLAMTMLAHHLVDAGVAKHVLVVGGENRLTGQSRDASIQALAQVGHPDYEVTLGPTIPAYYGLVASRYMHEYGVTQEDLAEFAVLMRAHAVTHPGAQFHDPITVADVMASKPVAMPLKLLDCCPVSDGGAAFVLSREPTSATGIRVRGAAQAHTHQHVTAAPGLSELGAEIAVAKAKAASGLAISDVRYAAVYDSFTITLAMLLEDLGLAGRGEAAARVRAGHFGRDGAMPLNTHGGLLSYGHCGVGGAMAHLVETHLQMTERAGARQVRDASVALLHGDGGVLSSHVSMFLLERVR from the coding sequence ATGAGCTTCATCACCGGCGTCGGGCTCACGTCCTACGGCAAGCACGAAGGTTCGTCCTCGCTCGATCTCATGAGCAAGGCGGCCGAGCTCGCCATTGCCGATGCCGGGCTGAAGCGGTCCGAGATCGACGGCATTCTTTGCGGCTACAGCACGGTGTCGCCGCACATCATGCTGGCGACCGTGTTCGCCGAGCATTTCGGCATTCAACCATCCTATGCGCATGCGGTGCAGGTCGGCGGGGCCACAGGTCTCGCCATGACCATGCTGGCGCATCACCTGGTCGACGCCGGGGTGGCGAAGCATGTGCTTGTTGTCGGCGGCGAAAACCGTCTCACCGGGCAGAGCCGCGACGCCTCGATCCAGGCGCTGGCGCAGGTCGGTCACCCCGATTACGAGGTGACCTTGGGGCCGACGATCCCCGCCTATTACGGCCTCGTCGCGTCGCGCTACATGCACGAATACGGCGTCACCCAGGAAGACCTCGCCGAATTCGCGGTGCTGATGCGCGCCCATGCCGTGACCCATCCCGGCGCGCAGTTTCACGATCCGATCACCGTCGCCGACGTGATGGCCTCAAAACCGGTGGCGATGCCGCTGAAGCTCCTGGATTGCTGCCCGGTGTCCGACGGCGGCGCAGCGTTCGTGCTCAGCCGCGAGCCAACCTCCGCGACCGGCATTCGCGTGCGCGGCGCTGCGCAGGCGCATACCCATCAGCATGTCACGGCGGCGCCGGGCTTGAGCGAACTTGGCGCCGAGATTGCGGTTGCCAAGGCAAAGGCCGCATCCGGCCTTGCGATATCGGATGTGCGTTATGCCGCAGTCTATGACAGCTTCACCATTACGCTGGCGATGCTGCTGGAAGACCTCGGCCTAGCCGGGCGCGGCGAGGCGGCGGCGCGGGTGCGGGCAGGGCATTTTGGCCGCGACGGCGCCATGCCGCTCAACACCCATGGCGGGCTCCTAAGCTATGGCCATTGCGGCGTCGGCGGTGCGATGGCGCATCTGGTCGAGACGCATTTGCAGATGACGGAGCGCGCCGGCGCCCGGCAGGTCCGTGACGCCTCGGTCGCGCTGCTGCACGGTGACGGCGGCGTGCTTTCGTCGCACGTCAGCATGTTTCTTCTGGAACGGGTGCGATGA
- a CDS encoding Zn-ribbon domain-containing OB-fold protein: MTDKLADWTKGAETIVYQSCTACGNVQYFHRSFCAVCGAPDPVEKRASGVATVYAASLVCRAATPETRAHVPYNIVLVDAAEGFRMMAHGDNDLAIGDSVTVSYRPFAGMLVPYFEKTK, encoded by the coding sequence ATGACCGACAAACTCGCCGACTGGACCAAGGGCGCCGAGACCATCGTCTATCAATCCTGCACGGCTTGCGGGAACGTGCAGTATTTCCACCGCAGCTTCTGCGCCGTCTGCGGTGCGCCGGATCCGGTGGAAAAGCGCGCCAGCGGGGTTGCGACGGTCTATGCGGCGTCGCTGGTATGCCGCGCCGCGACGCCGGAGACACGCGCGCATGTTCCCTACAATATCGTGCTGGTAGATGCGGCCGAGGGCTTTCGCATGATGGCCCATGGTGACAACGATCTGGCGATCGGTGACTCTGTGACCGTGAGCTATCGGCCGTTTGCGGGAATGCTGGTCCCGTATTTCGAGAAAACGAAGTGA
- a CDS encoding carboxymuconolactone decarboxylase family protein gives MARVDYSDPAKHNERTRELLGKNRNANIFRMMAHSPSYLEQYCRLGGAIRHKGELDPIVRELAITRTGILCEAPYEIVAHKRIGKNVGVTDEQNEALEDWQSATCFNEVQRAALAFTDEIVKRNKPTDATFNAIAAKLTPAALVELQLSVGFYIMTSKFLETFAIDLQPVTEVVG, from the coding sequence ATGGCCCGCGTCGACTATAGCGATCCCGCCAAGCACAACGAGCGCACCCGCGAATTGCTGGGCAAAAACCGCAATGCCAACATCTTTCGCATGATGGCGCATTCGCCGAGCTACCTCGAACAATACTGCCGGCTGGGCGGGGCTATCAGGCACAAGGGTGAACTCGACCCGATCGTGCGCGAACTCGCCATCACCCGCACGGGCATCCTGTGCGAGGCGCCCTATGAAATCGTCGCCCACAAGCGTATCGGCAAGAACGTGGGCGTCACCGACGAGCAGAACGAGGCGCTGGAAGACTGGCAGTCGGCGACCTGTTTCAACGAGGTACAGCGCGCCGCGCTCGCCTTTACCGATGAAATCGTCAAGCGCAACAAGCCAACGGACGCGACCTTCAACGCCATCGCAGCGAAATTGACCCCCGCCGCGCTTGTCGAACTACAGCTTTCGGTCGGCTTCTACATCATGACGTCGAAGTTCCTGGAAACGTTTGCCATCGATCTGCAGCCGGTGACGGAAGTGGTGGGCTGA
- a CDS encoding Hsp70 family protein: MSICGLDFGTSNTTLGTIEGRAPVLVALEAAQTTIPSAIFYETDGAVLIGRRAVEAYVEGAPGRLMRSLKSVLGTSLIDETTRLGRARVSFRDVIAYYLGAVKRRAEQATGHELRNVVHGRPVHFVDNAPDADRKAEETLRIIARGIGFDEVTFQFEPIAAALDYERQITSEEVALIADIGGGTSDFSIVRLGPERHGKADRAADILANDGVRIGGTDFDRQLSLGVIMPLFGFRSAMKRPGLDVPSSYFHDLATWSSINRMYEPRVMADIRQVRQEASEPELLDRLIRVVHEQRGHTLAMEVEDAKIALSEKHRADIPLEWVTPGLGADIGRPDLVSHTKQLADRIAARINNCLVQAGLAAGDIDAVFLTGGSVKLAHVHKAITKAVPSARIVEGDIFGAVGKGLTLEALRRYGPER; the protein is encoded by the coding sequence ATGTCGATCTGCGGCCTTGATTTCGGAACGTCGAACACGACGCTTGGCACCATCGAAGGCCGGGCGCCGGTTCTGGTGGCGCTGGAGGCCGCCCAGACCACGATTCCCAGCGCGATTTTCTATGAGACCGACGGCGCCGTTTTGATCGGCCGCAGGGCCGTGGAAGCCTATGTCGAAGGCGCACCTGGCCGCCTGATGCGGAGCCTCAAGTCGGTGCTCGGAACCTCGCTGATCGACGAAACCACCCGGCTCGGACGCGCGCGGGTCAGCTTTCGCGACGTGATCGCCTATTACCTCGGCGCGGTCAAACGCCGCGCGGAACAGGCCACCGGCCATGAACTGCGTAATGTTGTCCACGGCCGGCCGGTTCACTTCGTCGACAATGCGCCGGACGCCGATCGCAAGGCGGAGGAGACGCTACGGATAATTGCGCGGGGAATCGGTTTTGACGAGGTCACGTTTCAGTTCGAACCGATCGCCGCGGCGCTGGACTATGAGCGACAGATCACATCCGAGGAAGTGGCACTGATCGCTGATATTGGCGGCGGCACGTCCGACTTTTCGATTGTGCGTCTGGGGCCCGAACGCCACGGCAAGGCCGATCGCGCGGCCGATATTCTCGCCAATGACGGCGTGCGCATCGGCGGCACCGATTTCGACCGTCAGCTCAGCCTCGGCGTGATCATGCCGCTGTTCGGATTCCGCAGCGCCATGAAGCGTCCCGGGCTTGACGTACCGTCGAGCTACTTCCACGACCTCGCGACCTGGTCGAGCATCAACCGCATGTATGAGCCACGCGTGATGGCCGATATCCGCCAGGTGCGGCAGGAGGCCAGCGAGCCGGAACTTCTCGACCGGTTGATACGCGTGGTGCACGAACAGCGTGGCCATACGCTCGCGATGGAAGTCGAAGACGCCAAGATCGCCCTGTCCGAGAAGCATCGGGCGGACATTCCGCTGGAGTGGGTTACCCCCGGTCTTGGCGCTGATATCGGCCGCCCCGATCTCGTCAGCCATACAAAGCAGCTGGCCGATCGCATCGCGGCGCGAATCAACAATTGCCTTGTTCAGGCGGGATTAGCCGCCGGTGATATCGACGCCGTGTTCCTGACCGGCGGCTCGGTGAAACTCGCTCACGTCCACAAGGCGATCACCAAAGCCGTGCCGTCGGCCCGGATAGTCGAAGGTGACATCTTCGGCGCGGTCGGCAAGGGATTGACGCTCGAGGCGCTGCGACGGTACGGGCCGGAACGATAA
- a CDS encoding Tex family protein → MANINRQIAQELGVREEQISATVGLLDGGATVPFVARYRKEITGGLDDAQLRTLEERLTYLRELEERRVAILNSVREQGKLDAALEAAIMAADSKGRLEDIYLPFKPKRRTKAEIAREAGLEPLSELLLMQPQNDPQAVAATFVDAEKQVADVAAALEGARAILVERFAEDADLIGRLREEMWSNGVMVSTVRKGKKTEGEKFKDYFDYNGALHKLPSHRILALFRGEKEEILELQMMPEANVPAAGVPSTYELKIMQRFAITDQGRPGDRWLIETARWAWRTKIQVHLNIDLRMRLWTAAETEGVRVFASNLRDLLLAAPAGARVTMGLDPGYRSGVKVAVVDATGKVVATTVVYPHEPQRQWDATLATLGKLAVAHRVDLIAIGNGTASRETDKLATELVKLLPDLKMSKIVVSEAGASVYSASAFASEELPELDVTLRGAVSIARRLQDPLAELVKIDPKAIGVGQYQHDLGETKLARSLDAVVEDCVNAVGVDANTASAPLLARVSGIGAGLAQSIVQHRDANGPFKSRKALKEVPRLGPKAFEQCAGFLRINDGEDPLDASGVHPEAYPVVRRIIAASKSDIKALLGNAEIVRQLKPQAFVDDTFGLPTVTDILRELEKPGRDPRPAFKAAVFKEGVEEIKDLKRGMILEGTVTNVAAFGAFVDIGVHQDGLVHISAMSKTFIKDPREVVKPGDIVKVKVLEVEVARKRIALTLRLDDEVGTKGPKLSDSKMREFSKASMTSSAPSKAQEQGGALAEALRRAAEKNGRGKAG, encoded by the coding sequence GTGGCAAATATCAATCGACAGATCGCGCAAGAGCTTGGTGTTCGCGAAGAGCAGATCTCGGCGACAGTCGGACTGCTCGACGGCGGCGCCACCGTGCCGTTCGTGGCGCGCTATCGCAAGGAAATCACCGGCGGGCTTGACGACGCGCAATTGCGCACGCTGGAAGAGCGGCTGACTTATTTGCGCGAACTCGAGGAGCGCCGGGTCGCGATCCTCAACTCGGTCCGCGAGCAGGGCAAGCTCGACGCCGCACTGGAAGCCGCCATCATGGCGGCCGACAGCAAGGGGCGTCTGGAAGACATCTACCTGCCGTTCAAGCCGAAGCGCCGCACCAAGGCCGAGATCGCCAGGGAGGCCGGGCTCGAACCATTGTCCGAACTGTTGCTGATGCAGCCGCAGAACGATCCGCAGGCCGTGGCCGCGACCTTCGTCGACGCCGAGAAGCAGGTGGCGGACGTCGCCGCGGCGCTCGAAGGCGCGCGTGCGATCCTGGTGGAGCGCTTTGCCGAGGATGCCGATCTGATCGGGCGCTTGCGCGAAGAAATGTGGTCGAACGGGGTGATGGTTTCGACCGTGCGCAAGGGCAAGAAGACCGAAGGCGAGAAGTTCAAGGATTATTTCGACTACAACGGAGCCCTCCACAAGCTACCGTCGCACCGCATTCTCGCGCTATTTCGGGGCGAGAAGGAAGAAATCCTCGAGCTGCAGATGATGCCCGAGGCGAATGTTCCGGCGGCTGGCGTCCCCAGCACGTATGAACTGAAAATCATGCAGCGCTTTGCGATTACCGATCAGGGCCGCCCGGGCGACCGCTGGCTGATCGAGACCGCGCGCTGGGCCTGGCGGACCAAGATCCAGGTGCATCTCAACATCGACCTGCGGATGCGGCTGTGGACGGCGGCCGAGACCGAGGGCGTGCGGGTGTTCGCCTCGAATTTGCGCGACCTGCTGCTGGCGGCGCCGGCCGGCGCGCGCGTGACCATGGGGCTCGACCCCGGCTATCGCTCCGGCGTCAAGGTCGCCGTCGTCGACGCCACCGGCAAGGTGGTGGCGACCACCGTGGTCTATCCGCACGAACCACAAAGGCAATGGGACGCGACGCTGGCGACGCTGGGCAAGCTCGCGGTCGCACATCGTGTCGACCTGATTGCGATCGGCAACGGCACCGCCTCGCGCGAGACTGACAAGCTGGCGACCGAACTGGTCAAGCTGCTGCCGGACCTGAAGATGTCGAAGATCGTGGTGTCCGAAGCGGGCGCATCGGTCTACTCCGCCTCCGCCTTTGCATCCGAGGAACTGCCGGAGCTCGACGTCACCTTGCGCGGCGCGGTGTCGATCGCGCGGCGCCTGCAGGATCCGCTGGCCGAGCTCGTCAAGATCGATCCGAAGGCGATCGGCGTCGGGCAGTATCAGCACGACCTCGGCGAAACCAAATTGGCGCGCTCGCTCGATGCCGTGGTCGAAGACTGCGTCAACGCCGTCGGCGTCGATGCCAACACGGCTTCCGCGCCGCTGCTGGCACGGGTGTCGGGCATAGGCGCAGGGCTCGCGCAAAGCATCGTGCAGCACCGCGACGCCAACGGGCCGTTCAAATCGCGAAAGGCGCTGAAGGAAGTGCCGCGGCTGGGACCGAAAGCGTTCGAGCAATGCGCCGGCTTCCTGCGCATCAATGATGGCGAGGATCCCCTCGATGCGTCGGGCGTGCACCCCGAGGCCTATCCGGTGGTGCGGCGAATCATCGCCGCGTCCAAGAGCGACATCAAGGCGCTGCTCGGCAATGCCGAGATCGTGCGCCAGTTGAAGCCGCAGGCCTTTGTCGACGACACGTTCGGCCTGCCCACGGTCACCGACATCCTGCGTGAGCTGGAAAAGCCCGGCCGCGACCCGCGTCCGGCCTTCAAGGCCGCCGTCTTCAAGGAGGGGGTCGAAGAGATCAAGGACCTCAAGCGCGGCATGATCCTGGAAGGCACGGTGACGAACGTCGCGGCGTTCGGCGCCTTCGTCGATATCGGCGTGCACCAGGACGGCCTGGTGCACATTTCGGCGATGTCAAAAACCTTCATCAAGGATCCGCGCGAGGTGGTGAAGCCGGGCGACATCGTCAAGGTCAAGGTGCTGGAGGTGGAGGTCGCCCGCAAGCGCATCGCCCTGACGCTGCGCCTCGATGACGAAGTGGGCACCAAGGGGCCCAAGCTTTCAGACAGCAAGATGCGCGAGTTTTCCAAGGCGTCGATGACATCGTCCGCGCCAAGCAAGGCGCAGGAACAGGGCGGCGCGCTCGCCGAGGCCTTACGGCGTGCCGCCGAGAAGAACGGGCGGGGTAAGGCGGGGTAA
- the glsA gene encoding glutaminase A — MKQSPPPLNAGPAAWTSSKPPLLRFLNACHAEFATETSGAVANYIPELGKAEPAHFGISLATLDGHVYEVGDTQIPFTIQSMSKPFVFALALDTLGAARVESVIGVEPSGDPFNSIRLNAENHPFNPMVNAGAIACSGLIYEAKGDTAFEYIRQALGRFAGRDLDVDDAVYASESATGDRNRAIGYLLRTNAVIRDNVAAVLEVYFRQCAILVTARDIAVMAATLANRGINPVTGEQVLTPYAISRTLSVMTSSGMYDYAGEWIYRIGIPAKSGVGGGILAALPARLGLGSYSPKLDKHGNSVRGIKVCEALSSHYDLHMLNRSDDARNSIIADYDIGNSPSRRVRRAQEQNILAAHHQDVRVIELVGTLSFSNVDYVSRQLAAKPRPQLVIFDLRRVTAMTRAGTRLLAEEFRELAGFHVTVVLSGIRRSSPDWKMIGEWTEGLTNIRNYYLLDAAIEWAEDQVVYRYGGAIDFFEATELSEQALLAGLTGEELIDLASLASIRTHQASEKIIAAGDPATSVFFLRSGVVHVTLPDGIRLATLTAGMPFGEMALLEPRRSADVFADMAATAYEIPLRDFERFRKQHPRAGERIMRNLAQLLADRLILANAKLNLLTPG, encoded by the coding sequence ATGAAGCAATCGCCTCCTCCGCTTAACGCCGGCCCCGCTGCCTGGACCAGCTCGAAACCGCCCTTGCTGCGGTTCCTGAATGCGTGCCACGCCGAGTTCGCAACTGAGACCAGCGGCGCGGTCGCCAACTACATCCCCGAGCTCGGCAAGGCCGAGCCTGCCCATTTCGGCATCAGCCTCGCCACCCTCGACGGTCATGTCTACGAGGTCGGCGACACCCAAATCCCTTTCACCATCCAGTCGATGTCGAAGCCATTCGTGTTCGCGCTGGCGCTGGACACGCTGGGCGCGGCGCGGGTCGAGAGCGTGATCGGCGTCGAGCCATCGGGCGATCCTTTCAACTCGATACGCCTCAACGCTGAAAACCATCCCTTCAACCCGATGGTCAATGCCGGCGCGATCGCCTGCTCCGGCCTGATCTATGAGGCCAAGGGCGACACCGCATTCGAATACATCAGGCAGGCGCTGGGCCGGTTTGCCGGGCGCGATCTCGATGTCGACGACGCGGTCTATGCCTCCGAAAGCGCAACCGGCGACCGCAACCGCGCGATCGGCTATTTGCTGCGCACCAATGCCGTGATCCGGGACAACGTGGCTGCCGTGCTGGAGGTGTATTTCCGGCAATGCGCCATCCTGGTGACGGCGCGCGATATCGCTGTCATGGCGGCCACCCTCGCCAACCGCGGCATCAATCCCGTCACCGGCGAACAGGTGCTGACGCCGTATGCCATCTCGCGGACGCTCTCCGTCATGACGAGCTCCGGTATGTACGATTACGCCGGGGAATGGATCTACCGGATCGGCATCCCCGCGAAGAGCGGCGTCGGCGGCGGCATCCTTGCGGCGCTACCGGCGCGGCTCGGGCTCGGCAGCTATTCGCCGAAACTCGACAAGCACGGCAACAGCGTGCGCGGCATCAAGGTCTGCGAGGCGCTGTCATCGCATTACGACCTGCATATGCTCAACCGCAGCGACGATGCGCGCAACAGCATCATCGCCGATTACGACATCGGCAACAGCCCGTCGCGGCGCGTGCGGCGCGCACAGGAACAGAACATCCTGGCCGCGCATCATCAGGATGTCCGCGTGATCGAACTGGTGGGCACGCTGTCGTTCTCCAATGTCGATTACGTCTCGCGACAGCTGGCGGCCAAGCCGCGGCCACAACTCGTCATCTTCGACCTGCGCCGCGTCACGGCCATGACCCGCGCCGGCACCCGCCTGCTCGCCGAGGAGTTCCGCGAGCTCGCAGGCTTCCACGTCACCGTGGTCCTGTCCGGCATCAGGCGATCGTCGCCGGACTGGAAGATGATCGGGGAATGGACGGAAGGCCTGACCAATATCCGCAACTACTACCTGCTCGATGCCGCCATCGAGTGGGCGGAAGACCAGGTGGTCTATCGTTACGGCGGCGCGATCGATTTCTTCGAGGCGACCGAACTCTCCGAACAGGCGCTGCTGGCGGGGCTAACGGGCGAGGAACTGATCGATCTCGCCTCGCTCGCTTCGATCCGGACCCATCAGGCGAGCGAAAAGATCATCGCCGCCGGCGATCCCGCGACCTCGGTGTTCTTTCTGCGGAGCGGCGTAGTGCATGTCACCCTGCCCGACGGCATCCGCCTGGCGACGCTGACGGCGGGAATGCCGTTCGGCGAGATGGCGCTATTGGAGCCGCGCCGCTCCGCCGACGTCTTCGCCGACATGGCCGCGACCGCTTACGAAATCCCGCTCCGCGATTTCGAACGTTTCCGAAAACAGCATCCGCGAGCCGGCGAGCGGATCATGCGCAACCTTGCGCAATTGCTGGCCGATCGCCTGATCCTCGCCAATGCGAAGTTGAATCTGTTGACGCCCGGTTAG